Proteins encoded within one genomic window of Rhododendron vialii isolate Sample 1 chromosome 1a, ASM3025357v1:
- the LOC131316154 gene encoding probable LRR receptor-like serine/threonine-protein kinase At3g47570 — MSDNRLSGNIPVDIGNLQKLRVLLLYGNKLYGEIPSCLSNSTSFFQLALFQNSLQGNIPSSLGKCQLLQQVSLAQNNLSGTIPKEVFSSSSLFYLDLSYNNLAGELPAEVGNLKNLEEFHASKNTLSGRIPSTLGSCVTLRFLNLDGNKFWGNLPATLANLRGVEELNLSHNNFSGRIPEYLDGFIFLNKLDLSFNDFEGTVPERGVFKNATVISVEGNNKLCGGIAELQLHSCNSKKGKRKGLTVVGKLILSISFGLLGLFVMLGVLYFCWSRKTTKVPPFRILGNSFPQLSYQSLLQATDGFSLSNLIGVGSFGSIYKGILDQSGKVVAVKVLNLQFCGASKSFIAECKAMKSIKHRNLVGILTACSSIDYQGNDFKALVYEFKVNGSLHEWLHPIGNGEGVHEEQRSLNLLQRLHIAIDVASALDYLHHHCWEPIVHCDLKPSNVLLDNEMTARVANFGLARFLPTATHESSANQSITIGLRGSVGYAPPEYGMGNEVSTSGDVYSYGILLLEMVTRKRPTDSMFTGSLTLHDFAKTALPEPVESIFDQTLIPQDQMGEASTSISSVRNQSSLSSHKIQECLISLLQVGIACSQEQATDRLDINEVRFSLVCIRQRTFFL, encoded by the exons ATGAGTGACAACCGTTTAAGCGGTAACATTCCTGTCGATATTGGGAATCTTCAAAAGCTACGGGTGTTGCTACTCTATGGTAACAAACTCTATGGGGAGATCCCATCATGTCTTTCAAATTCAACTTCTTTTTTCCAACTCGCTTTGTTTCAAAATAGTCTCCAAGGCAACATCCCTTCAAGTCTGGGGAAATGTCAACTATTGCAGCAAGTATCTCTTGCTCAAAATAACCTTAGCGGTACCATACCCAAAGAAGTTTTCAGTAGCTCATCGTTGTTTTATCTAGATCTATCTTACAACAATTTGGCTGGTGAACTTCCTGCAGAAGtaggaaatttaaaaaatctagAAGAATTTCATGCTTCTAAGAACACACTATCCGGTAGAATTCCAAGCACACTTGGTAGCTGTGTAACACTAAGATTCCTAAACCTTGATGGCAACAAATTCTGGGGAAACCTTCCTGCAACCTTAGCTAATTTGAGAGGTGTGGAAGAATTAAATCTTTCTCACAACAATTTCTCTGGGCGAATCCCGGAGTACTTGGATGGCTTCATTTTTCTAAACAAATTAGACCTGTCGTTCAATGATTTTGAAGGCACAGTACCGGAAAGAGGAGTATTTAAGAATGCAACCGTCATTTCTGTTGAAGGAAACAACAAGCTCTGTGGGGGCATAGCTGAATTGCAGTTGCACAGTTGCAACTCAAAAAAGGGTAAAAGGAAAGGACTCACTGTAGTTGGGAAACTAATACTCTCGATATCATTTGGGCTTCTAGGACTATTTGTCATGTTGggtgttctttatttttgttggtcTAGGAAAACAACAAAAGTACCCCCCTTCCGGATTTTAGGAAATTCATTTCCACAATTGTCCTACCAAAGTCTGCTTCAAGCTACTGATGGGTTCTCTCTATCCAACTTAATCGGAGtgggtagttttggttcaatttatAAAGGAATTCTTGATCAAAGTGGGAAAGTTGTTGCAGTGAAGGTACTAAACCTTCAATTCTGTGGTGCCTCGAAGAGTTTCATAGCTGAATGTAAAGCCATGAAAAGCATCAAACATCGAAATCTCGTAGGAATTCTCACAGCATGTTCGAGTATCGACTATCAAGGTAATGATTTCAAAGCTCTGGTTTATGAGTTCAAGGTCAATGGGAGTCTACACGAGTGGTTGCATCCAATTGGAAATGGAGAGGGTGTACATGAGGAGCAAAGGAGTTTAAACCTGCTTCAGAGGCTTCATATTGCAATCGATGTTGCTTCTGCTCTTGATTATCTTCATCATCATTGCTGGGAACCAATAGTTCACTGTGATTTGAAGCCGAGCAATGTTCTTTTGGACAATGAAATGACTGCGCGTGTAGCTAATTTTGGTTTAGCAAGATTCCTTCCCACAGCCACCCATGAGTCTTCTGCAAATCAATCAATTACCATTGGCTTGAGAGGATCTGTTGGTTATGCTCCTCCAG AATATGGCATGGGAAATGAGGTATCAACGTCCGGAGATGTGTATAGTTATGGCATCCTTTTGTTGGAGATGGTGACTAGGAAGAGACCGACCGATAGCATGTTTACCGGTAGTCTGACTCTCCACGACTTTGCTAAGACAGCTCTGCCTGAACCAGTGGAGAGCATTTTCGACCAAACATTGATTCCACAAGATCAAATGGGGGAGGCAAGCACAAGTATCAGCAGCGTTCGGAATCAGAGCTCTCTTAGCAGTCACAAAATTCAAGAGTGCTTGATTTCACTACTTCAAGTTGGAATCGCCTGTTCACAAGAACAAGCAACAGATCGGCTGGACATCAACGAGGTTCGATTCTCACTGGTTTGCATAAGACAAAGAACATTCTTTTTGTAA
- the LOC131316101 gene encoding probable LRR receptor-like serine/threonine-protein kinase At3g47570, which produces MAVLNPFSLFIHVVFLLLSLHSGSPLVAGFVQGRNKTDHLALLAFKAAITSDPFGALNSWNESIHFCHWVGVTCARQHQRVIVLRLEHHELTGSVSPHVGNLSFLRELWLGNNSLSHKIPPELSCLRRLRILTMVNNSITGEIPTNISGCFNLVALELSRNRLVGKIPTELGSLTKLERLLIGSNNITGGLPSTLGNLSALTNLTAYYNSITGNIPDTLGACKKLEVLRLALNKFVGTFPSSIYNISSMRNLIVPYNQIEGSLPSDLGITLPNIQRLVLGANLFTGYIPISIFNATKLYDLSLGENRFKGKVPLLEKMRDLEVLLLHQNHLGTGEVDDLSFLNSLTNATKLRFLSLSENNFGGVLPESISNFSTHLMVLELGGNNIGGSIPTGIGNLINLQVLLMFDNHLSGNIIADIGKLQKLQLLSLNGNKFYGEIPTCLANLTSLSQLVLSENNLQGSIPSSLGECQLLQVLYLYRNNLSGIIPKEVMISISLLLALDLSDNNLSGNLPIDVGNLKNLEEFDASENTLSGRIPSTLGSSVKLRFLILGANKFWGNIPATLANLRGVEELNLSHNNFSGQIPEYLDGFIFLNTLDLSFNDFEGVVPERGVFKNATAISVEGNNKLCGGIAELQLHSCNSKNSRRKGLNPIGKLIILVSFGLLGLLVMLGVLYLCWSRRTTKVPSIRELGNSFPQLSYQSLLRATDGFSPSNLIGVGSFGSVYKGILDQSGKIVAVKVLNLQFRCASKSFKAECKAMKSIKHRNLVGILTACSSIDYHGNHFKALVYEFMVNGSLHEWLHPNGNGEGVHEELRSLNLLQRLHIAIDVASALDYLHHHCWEPIVHCDLKPSNILLDSEMTARVADFGLARFLLKATHESSEIQSSSIGMRGSIGYAAPEYGMGNEASTSGDVYSYGILLLEMFTGKRPTDGMFTDNLTLHKFAKMAPPESVESIFDRTLIPQGQIGEASTSINSIKNQSSLNSHKIHECLTSLLQVGIACSKVATDRPDINEVVTDLHKIKNILLGSRVHGG; this is translated from the exons ATGGCAGTGTTAAAcccattttcccttttcatacACGTCGTTTTTCTGTTGTTGTCCTTGCATTCTGGCTCTCCTCTAGTAGCCGGCTTTGTCCAAGGCAGGAACAAGACCGACCATCTAGCCTTGCTTGCATTCAAGGCTGCAATAACCAGTGATCCCTTCGGAGCTCTGAACTCATGGAATGAATCCATCCACTTTTGTCATTGGGTTGGCGTTACATGTGCCCGCCAACACCAGAGGGTCATCGTGTTGAGGCTTGAACATCATGAGCTCACTGGGTCTGTTTCGCCTCATGTCGGGAACTTGAGCTTTCTCAGGGAACTGTGGCTGGGTAACAATAGCTTGAGTCATAAGATTCCACCAGAACTCAGCTGCTTGAGGAGACTACGAATATTGACGATGGTCAATAATTCGATTACGGGTGAAATTCCGACCAATATATCTGGTTGCTTTAACCTTGTTGCTCTTGAACTCTCTCGTAATCGACTGGTCGGGAAAATTCCTACGGAGCTCGGTTCTTTGACTAAGCTGGAGAGATTGCTGATCGGAAGCAACAACATAACAGGAGGTCTGCCTTCTACTCTTGGGAATCTATCTGCTCTTACGAATCTTACTGCTTATTACAATAGTATTACTGGGAATATACCAGATACTCTTGGTGCATGTAAAAAATTGGAAGTTCTCAGATTAGCGTTGAACAAGTTTGTCGGTACCTTTCCTTCCTCAATCTACAATATCTCTTCCATGAGAAACTTAATAGTACCGTATAACCAAATTGAAGGCAGCCTACCCTCTGACCTAGGAATCACTCTTCCTAATATTCAACGCCTGGTTCTTGGTGCCAACTTGTTTACTGGTTATATACCTATTTCAATATTCAATGCCACCAAACTATATGACCTTTCCCTGGGGGAAAATAGATTTAAAGGAAAAGTTCCTCTTTTAGAAAAGATGCGTGATCTTGAGGTGTTACTGTTACACCAAAATCATCTAGGAACAGGGGAAGTGGATGACTTGAGCTTTCTAAACTCACTGACAAATGCTACCAAGTTGCGTTTTCTGTCCTTGAGCGAGAATAACTTCGGAGGGGTGTTGCCTGAATCAATAAGCAACTTTTCCACTCATCTTATGGTACTAGAGTTGGGTGGCAACAACATAGGTGGGAGCATCCCAACCGGGATAGGGAATCTTATCAATTTGCAAGTTCTTTTAATGTTCGACAACCATTTAAGCGGTAACATTATTGCTGATATTGGGAAGCTTCAAAAGCTACAGTTGTTGTCTCTCAATGGTAACAAATTCTATGGGGAGATCCCAACATGTCTTGCAAATTTAACTTCTTTAAGCCAACTTGTTTTGTCTGAAAATAATCTCCAAGGCAGCATCCCTTCAAGTCTGGGGGAGTGTCAGTTATTGCAGGTACTATATCTTTATCGAAATAACCTTAGTGGTATCATACCCAAAGAAGTTATGATCAGCATCTCATTGTTATTGGCTCTAGATCTATCTGACAACAATTTGTCTGGTAACCTTCCAATAGATGTAGGTAATTTAAAAAATCTAGAAGAATTTGATGCTTCTGAGAACACATTGTCTGGTAGAATTCCAAGCACTCTCGGTAGCTCTGTAAAACTAAGATTTCTAATACTTGGTGCCAACAAATTCTGGGGAAACATTCCTGCAACCTTAGCTAATTTGAGAGGTGTGGAAGAATTAAATCTTTCTCACAACAATTTCTCAGGACAAATCCCAGAGTACTTGGATGGCTTCATCTTTTTAAATACATTAGACTTGTCATTCAATGATTTTGAGGGTGTAGTACCGGAAAGAGGTGTTTTTAAGAATGCAACCGCCATTTCTGTTGAAGGAAACAACAAGCTCTGTGGGGGCATAGCTGAATTGCAGCTACATAGTTGCAACTCTAAAAACAGTAGAAGGAAAGGATTAAATCCAATTGGAAAACTAATAATCTTGGTATCATTTGGGCTTCTAGGACTACTTGTGATGTTGGGTGTTCTGTATCTTTGTTGGTCTAGGAGGACAACAAAAGTACCCTCAATCCGAGAATTAGGAAACTCATTTCCGCAATTATCCTACCAAAGTCTACTTAGAGCAACCGATGGGTTCTCTCCATCCAACTTAATTGGAGtgggtagttttggttcagtttatAAAGGAATTCTTGATCAAAGTGGAAAAATTGTTGCAGTGAAGGTTCTAAACCTTCAATTCCGTTGTGCCTCAAAGAGTTTCAAAGCCGAGTGTAAAGCCATGAAGAGCATCAAACATCGAAATCTCGTAGGAATTCTTACAGCATGTTCGAGTATCGACTATCATGGTAATCATTTCAAAGCCTTGGTTTATGAGTTCATGGTCAATGGGAGCCTACACGAgtggttgcatccaaatggGAATGGAGAGGGTGTACACGAGGAGCTAAGGAGTTTAAACCTGCTACAAAGGCTTCATATTGCAATTGATGTTGCTTCTGCTCTTGATTATCTTCACCATCATTGTTGGGAACCTATAGTTCACTGTGACTTGAAGCCAAGCAATATTCTTCTGGACAGTGAAATGACTGCACGTGTAGCTGATTTTGGTTTAGCAAGATTCCTTCTCAAAGCCACGCATGAGTCTTCTGAAATTCAATCAAGCTCCATTGGCATGAGAGGGTCTATTGGTTATGCCGCTCCAG AGTACGGCATGGGAAATGAGGCCTCAACATCTGGCGACGTATATAGCTATGGCATACTTTTGTTGGAGATGTTCACCGGGAAGAGACCTACAGATGGCATGTTTACAGATAATCTAACACTCCACAAATTTGCTAAGATGGCTCCACCCGAATCAGTGGAGAGCATTTTCGACCGAACATTGATTCCGCAAGGACAAATTGGCGAAGCAAGCACAAGTATCAACAGCATTAAGAATCAGAGCTCTCTCAACAGTCACAAAATTCACGAGTGCTTGACTTCACTACTTCAAGTTGGAATCGCCTGTTCAAAGGTAGCAACAGATCGACCGGACATCAATGAGGTTGTCACTGATTTGCATAAGATCAAGAACATTCTTCTTGGAAGTAGAGTACATGGAGGTTGA